TCTTGAAGCGGGCCACCCATGGATTTATGCAAATGAAATTGAAAAGCTGGAAGGGGAAGCGGAGCCAGGTGCGCTGGTGGATATCGTTGGTTCTAACGGCAAATATTTGGCGACGGGTTATTATAATTCTGAATCCCAGATTACGGTCCGTGTCGTCTCCTATCAGCCGCTCGAAGAGATGGACGCCGACTTCTTCCGCGAGAAGTTTCGTCTATGCGAAGCGCATCGCAGCCGGTTCGTGCAGGACCGCGATTGCCGGCTCGTCTACGGAGAGGCCGATTTTCTTCCCGGCCTAGTGGTAGACCGTTTCGCCGACGTGCTGGTTGTTCAGATTTTGACGCTTGGAATGGATATTCGCCGGGAAGCGCTTGTAGCAGCTCTTGTTGACGTATTCCAGCCGAAAGGGATTTACGAGCGGAGCGATGTCGGAGTTAGGCAGCTGGAGGGGCTAGAGCTTCGCACCGGAGTACTGTATGGGGAGTGTCCGAGGATTCTCGAGATTGAAGAGAATGGTCTTAAGCTGGAAGTCGATATCGTGGAAGGCCAAAAGACCGGCTATTTCTACGATCAACGCGAGAATCGCGCTTCTATCGAGCCTCTGATGAAGGGCTGGGGTGCGCGCAGCGGCATTCGCCTTGAGAACCGACCTGCTGATACGGATACAGAAGTCACTAGGCTTGTACCGGTGAATCCGAACGGCAAAGAAGTAACCTTCCCTTATTGGGACGGTGCGACCGTGCTGGAGTGCTTTGCCCACACCGGCAGCTTCACTCTCCATGCCTGCAAATACGGCGCGAAAAAAGTAACCTGCCTTGACGTATCCGAGCATGCTATCGACACAGCGCGCCGTAACGTGGAGCGTAACGGCTTCGCGGACCGCGTAGAATTTGTCGTGGCGGATGCCTTTGATTATTTGCGCACGCAGGTAAAAGGCGTTGAGGAGCGTGCGGAGCGCAGCCGTGCCGGTGCGGATACTTCCAAGCCGCTAAGCGGCGGCGGTCGTACCTGGGATGTTGTTATCCTTGATCCTCCTGCTTTTGCAAAGACCAAAAGCGCAGTTGCAGGAGCATGCCGCGGGTATAAGGACATCAACCTGCATGGCCTCAAGCTGGTTAACGAAGGCGGCTATCTCGTTACGGCCAGCTGCTCGTATCATATGCGGCCGGATCTGTTCCTCGAGACCATTCAGGAAGCGGCATCCGATGCCGGCAAATTGCTGCGTCTCGTGGAGTGGCGGGCTGCAGGCAAGGATCATCCTCAGCTGCTTGGCGTATCGGAAGGACACTACCTGAAATTTGCCGTGTTCGAAGTGC
This region of Paenibacillus sp. JDR-2 genomic DNA includes:
- a CDS encoding class I SAM-dependent rRNA methyltransferase yields the protein MSKAKVWLQKGRRKRLEAGHPWIYANEIEKLEGEAEPGALVDIVGSNGKYLATGYYNSESQITVRVVSYQPLEEMDADFFREKFRLCEAHRSRFVQDRDCRLVYGEADFLPGLVVDRFADVLVVQILTLGMDIRREALVAALVDVFQPKGIYERSDVGVRQLEGLELRTGVLYGECPRILEIEENGLKLEVDIVEGQKTGYFYDQRENRASIEPLMKGWGARSGIRLENRPADTDTEVTRLVPVNPNGKEVTFPYWDGATVLECFAHTGSFTLHACKYGAKKVTCLDVSEHAIDTARRNVERNGFADRVEFVVADAFDYLRTQVKGVEERAERSRAGADTSKPLSGGGRTWDVVILDPPAFAKTKSAVAGACRGYKDINLHGLKLVNEGGYLVTASCSYHMRPDLFLETIQEAASDAGKLLRLVEWRAAGKDHPQLLGVSEGHYLKFAVFEVRSK